ACACCACGATCTTGGACATCTTCAGCTCGGCAAGGCCCTTGACCAGCTCGGTCGCGAGCTTGTCGGTCTCGCGCGAGGCGGTGCCGTTGCCGATCGCGATCAGCTCGACGCGATGCTTCATCGCGAGCCGGCCGAGCGTTGCGAGCGACTCGTTCCACTGCCGCTGCGGCTCGTGCGGATAGATCGCGGTGGTATCGACCACCTTGCCGGTCGCATCGATCACGGCGACCTTGACGCCGGTGCGGTAGCCGGGATCGAGACCCATGGTGACGCGGGTGCCGGCGGGCGCCGCCAGCAACAGGTCGCGCAGGTTGGAGGCGAACACGCGGACGGCCTCGGTCTCGGCCGCGTTCCACAGCCGCATGCGCAGATCGATGTTGAGATGCACCTGGATCTTGGTGCGCCAGGCCCAGCGCACGGTGTCGATCAGCCAGCGGTCGCCGGCGCGCTTGAGGTCGGCGATGCCGAACCGCTTCATGATCTTCAATTCATAGGAGCCCGGAACGCCAGCGGGCGGCGCTTCCTCGGACCGGATCTGGAGGTCGAGGATCTCTTCCTTCTCGCCGCGGAACATCGCGAGGATGCGGTGCGACGGCAGCTTGGTCAGCGGCTCGGAGAAATCGAAATAGTCGGCGAACTTCTCGCCCTCGGTCTTCTTGCCGTCGCGCACCTTGGACGCCATGCGGGCATTGGTCCACACGTCTTCGCGCAAGGCGCCGATCAGGTCAGCGTCCTCGTCGAAGCGTTCGACGAGGATGGCGCGCGCGCCGTCGAGCGCAGCGGCGGCATCGGCAACGCCCTTCTCGGCGTTGATGAAGCCTTCGGCCACCACCTTCGGATCGTTGCCGGGCTCGGCCATGAGCTGATTGGCGAGCGGCTCGAGGCCAGCCTCCTTGGCGACTTCCGCCTTGGTGCGGCGCTTCGGCTTGAATGGGAGATAGATGTCTTCGAGGCGGGCCTTGCTGTCGGCGGCCATGATCGACGCTTCGAGCGCGGCATCGAGCTTGCCCTGCTCGCGCACCGACTCCAGAATGGCCTTGCGGCGATCCTCGAGCTCGCGCAGGTAGACCAGGCGCTCCTCCAGCGTGCGCAATTGCGCGTCGTCGAGCGCGCCGGTCGCTTCCTTGCGGTAGCGGGCGATGAAGGGAACCGTGGCGCCGCCGTCGAGTAGCGTCACCGCCGCCTCGACCTGCTCGGCCCGAACCCCAAGCTCCTGCGCAATTTTCTGGTTGATATTGGCCACGCGAGAATTCCCTCCAAGCACGCGACGCGAACCGAACCCGGCCGCGGGACGCCGCTTATGGACCAACCGGGGTTGATTCATCAAGGTACTGCGACAAACCGTCGACAAGGGATTTTTTGCCAGACCGATGCGATCTCGCCACAATCGTGGGGATGTCGGCGGCTTCTCTCTTGCGTCGCGGCAGACCGAGATAGCCACCCCGTCATCCTGAGGTGCGAGGCATGGGACGCATAGCGTCCCATGCGGAGCCTCGAAGGATGAGCGGCCTGGATGCAGCCGGGCCGTCGCCCTTCGAGGCTCGCTTCGCTCGCACCTCAGGGTGACGGTGAGAGATGAACGCGTGCGGCTTGACATCAGCCCCGTGTTCCGCGC
The genomic region above belongs to Bradyrhizobium arachidis and contains:
- a CDS encoding Tex family protein, producing MANINQKIAQELGVRAEQVEAAVTLLDGGATVPFIARYRKEATGALDDAQLRTLEERLVYLRELEDRRKAILESVREQGKLDAALEASIMAADSKARLEDIYLPFKPKRRTKAEVAKEAGLEPLANQLMAEPGNDPKVVAEGFINAEKGVADAAAALDGARAILVERFDEDADLIGALREDVWTNARMASKVRDGKKTEGEKFADYFDFSEPLTKLPSHRILAMFRGEKEEILDLQIRSEEAPPAGVPGSYELKIMKRFGIADLKRAGDRWLIDTVRWAWRTKIQVHLNIDLRMRLWNAAETEAVRVFASNLRDLLLAAPAGTRVTMGLDPGYRTGVKVAVIDATGKVVDTTAIYPHEPQRQWNESLATLGRLAMKHRVELIAIGNGTASRETDKLATELVKGLAELKMSKIVVSEAGASVYSASAFASEELPGLDVTLRGAVSIARRLQDPLAELVKIEPKAIGVGQYQHDLGQAKLAKSLDAVVEDCVNAVGVDVNTASAPLLARVSGVGSGLAQSIVAHRDANGPFKSRKALKDVPRLGPKAFEQCAGFLRILGGEDPLDASGVHPEAYPVVRRILAATKSDIKALIGSSEIVRTLKPKDFVDETFGLPTVTDILRELEKPGRDPRPAFKAAVFKEGVEEIKHLQKGMILEGTVTNVAAFGAFVDIGVHQDGLVHISAMSRNYIKDPREVVKPGDIVKVKVLDFEVARKRISLTLRLDDEVGTKKDAPGMQRDNSRNTSRMTSSAPRKQESSGGGALAEALRRAAEKNNGKRA